The Vicia villosa cultivar HV-30 ecotype Madison, WI linkage group LG1, Vvil1.0, whole genome shotgun sequence genome includes a region encoding these proteins:
- the LOC131607633 gene encoding uncharacterized protein LOC131607633: MKPNSSITVSAKTDSEVSSQTQSSPARSPRRPAYYVQSPSRDSSNDEKTSNSFNSSPLQSPLASPPHSHSNSSLGPHSRESSSTRFSASRKSSSASHTRRWKPWKDHFYPIEEEGLLDDHDDANHGFPRRCYFPVFVLCFTVLFTVFALVLWAASRPQKPVIFLKSITFDRFIIQAGADVSGVATSMVSMNSTVKMTYRNTATFFGVHVASTPLDLNYYELTLATGNIPKFYQSRKSGRSIHVMVEGNHVPLYGGGARLNTLNGSPVEPVSLTLSVTVRSKAYVLGQLVKPKFNKKIECGLIMDPKKMGVPIPLTNKCTYEL, translated from the exons ATGAAACCCAACAGCAGCATTACAGTGTCAGCCAAAACCGACTCCGAGGTAAGCAGCCAAACCCAATCCTCCCCGGCAAGATCACCCCGACGCCCCGCCTACTATGTCCAAAGCCCATCACGTGACTCCTCCAACGACGAGAAAACTTCTAACTCCTTCAATTCAAGCCCGCTTCAAAGCCCGTTAGCCTCTCCTCCTCATTCTCATTCCAACTCCTCCTTAGGCCCCCATTCTCGTGAATCTTCCTCCACAAGATTCTCCGCTTCTCGCAAAAGCAGCAGCGCCTCGCATACCCGGAGATGGAAGCCGTGGAAGGATCATTTCTATCCCATCGAAGAAGAAGGCCTTCTCGATGATCACGACGATGCAAACCACGGCTTCCCTCGGAGATGCTATTTCCCTGTTTTTGTTCTTTGCTTTACGGTTCTCTTCACCGTTTTCGCTCTCGTTCTTTGGGCTGCAAGTCGCCCTCAAAAACCCGTCATTTTCCTTAAG AGTATTACATTTGATAGATTTATTATTCAAGCCGGTGCGGATGTATCAGGAGTTGCAACTTCCATGGTGTCAATGAATTCAACTGTGAAAATGACATATAGAAACACAGCAACATTTTTTGGTGTCCATGTTGCATCAACTCCATTAGATCTCAATTACTATGAACTTACACTAGCCACTGGAAAT ATTCCTAAGTTTTATCAATCAAGAAAAAGTGGGAGATCTATACATGTGATGGTGGAAGGAAACCATGTACCACTCTATGGAGGTGGAGCAAGACTAAACACCTTGAACGGTTCACCGGTTGAACCGGTTTCATTGACATTGAGTGTGACAGTAAGGTCAAAGGCTTATGTTTTGGGACAATTGGTGAAACCTAAGTTCAACAAGAAAATAGAGTGTGGTTTGATTATGGATCCGAAGAAAATGGGTGTGCCCATTCCACTTACAAACAAGTGCACGTATGAGTTGTAG